In Quercus robur chromosome 10, dhQueRobu3.1, whole genome shotgun sequence, a genomic segment contains:
- the LOC126704028 gene encoding secreted RxLR effector protein 161-like produces the protein MSPNVKLTVDLLGKSVDLSLYRSMIGILLYLTASRPDISYSVGVCARYQANPKESHVTALKRIIKYVKTTTDFGVWYSKDTCDVLAGYFDADWAGNADDRKNTSEGCFYVGNNLVSWMSKKQNSISLSIAEAKYIAAGSYCTQLLWMQKLHDYGICQEHFTIYCDNTSAINISKNPIQHSRTKHIEIRHHFIRELVEDGTFTIEFIHTNDQKADMFTKTLVSKRFEFLRQNIGVISMG, from the coding sequence atgagcccaaatgttaaactcactgttGACTTGTTAGGCAAAAGTGTAGACTTATCtctatatagaagcatgataggtatTCTTCTTTACCTTACTGCTAGTAGACCTGACATTAGTTATAGTGTtggagtgtgtgctagatatcaggcTAATCCCAAAGAGTCCCACGTGACTGCTTTAAAAAGGatcataaagtatgtcaaaaccactACTGATTTTGGTGTGTGGTACAGCAAGGACACATGTGATGTCTTAGCTGGGTACtttgatgctgattgggctgggaatgctgatgatagaaagaaTACATCGGAGGGTTGTTTCTATGTGGGTAATAATCTGGTTTCTTGGATGAGCAAAAAGCAGAACTCCATCTCATTATCCATTGCAGAAGCTAAGTACATTGCTGCCGGTAGCTATTGCACCCAACTCttatggatgcaaaaactccatgattatggtatttgtCAAGAACATTTCACCatctattgtgacaataccAGTGCCATTAATATCTCTAAGAATCCGATTCAACATTCTagaaccaaacacatagagatccgacatcacttcattagggagctTGTCGAAGATGGTACTTTCACTATTGAGTTTATTCACACTAATGATCAGAAGGCTGACATGTTTACCAAAACTCTTGTTAGTAAACGTTTCGAATTCCTTCGtcaaaacattggtgttatctccatgggtTGA